ACAAATACAGATTGAGGGGTCAGTCGATTCTGCTGTCCCAGCCCCTATCGTGAATTGTTCtatcatataatatcatattGTGACAACTAATGTTTCATACAATTATATTTAGTAGAACTGTATAATTCAGTGCAAATATGAAATTACATTATATGTACATGTCCGTCATATTCGTATTATTTGTATGTACAATGAACTAAAATtgccacatgggtctatgacctaatggatatatgaaataaactttgaaattttgaaactttataaTAGTACAGAGGTGTTTATATGTAAATATAGAAGAAAGACTAGCTCGCCAACCGGGGACAATTCTTATGTAAAGAGCTTCacgaaaatataacaaaatatttgtgtacaaatataatttcattatatttcatttattataccaCTTCTTTGTTGCTTAAACATTTACACCTGTGACACAGGACAACGCTGCGATTAAATATCtgtatattatattgaaaaatacATATCGATGACAAAGTATCATTTTCTTTTGTCGTTTTCAATATGGTCATTTGTTTGTCTGAAGACAAATACATCTACCAAAATATTACTGCTCTTGGTCTaataaattgaatgtaaaatacTCAACATAAaagtttcttataaaataatgatagaagtatatacaaatattatagcaaatattttacatgtttaaactTGTATAGCTCATTCAAACACTGCTAAAGCATTTTATTATACGAAATGATATGCTTGATGGTAAGTATAAGTAAAATATACTGTTacgtttttttaaatacattttaaactatAGAGGAATTTGTTATCATGTATACTGAACTCTGTTACATAATACCTGTGTATACATGATAGCATTCGTATTTTGTTAAGCTGTAATCcacatgtacataattatgtaagagTTCTTGAAAATCTGGTATGTCTGTCAGTAGTAgtcaaacaaatatatttgcaataattatttttttttataaaaacaacttatttcaaatttctttttaagacAATGGTTCAGTGTGCAAAAAAATACATGATTATGCTCCATATCGATGGACTTTGAACATACTGTAAAAATCACTATGGAAGGGGGTAACTGCCTATATCAGGTTTTATCGCATTTCGATACAATTCACTaacttctgattttttttaaagaaaatagttGCAACGAAGAcgaaatatatacattctaattATGGGTTATTAACAAGAGTAAATATTAAACTTATGAACGGTGACACAGCTCGATGaaacaacacaattttattaattaaaattgcaaaaaaagaaagattttccTTAGGCTACATGCGAACATTGACGAAAAAACAAGCgccaaaaaagtaaatatctctTGCATCAGGGGTTTCGTTTTCGCTTGTTGTATACAATGTTGATTTAAAAAACGATAGAAAATTGCTTTGTGTATATGTGGGAAATCAAATATCAGCCCGTTCACAGGTTACCAGATTCAATCAGTTGAGCTTTAATTATTGGCTGCAATACTCGTTTTTGTTTGATGTGAGTGTAATTATTTTAGTTCGTCTTTTTTGTTTTCCTTAAAACGTTTCTAACGATTTCTTTAATAAACGAGCACATTATGTAACATACGAACGCTTTAAGGTCAATACGTTTCATTGAAAACAAGCGAAATGTATACTGCATCTtaaaataaatgctgaaaatgGAAGTGAAAATGGTAATTTATGATCATTTGCGATAGAAATTTGAAAGTAATGAAGACAACCCCATCATTTTGAGGACGTTTGCAATAATTTGCACATTACCTGGTCTTAATGGCAAACTTAATGTCACTCTCACAAAATTCTTCAAGCATGTTTGATTACACGTTATTCGCGTATAAAATAGTACTGTACGCCCTCAATGCGGTAATGTGCCCATTTTAGCCAGATAGGAGCATCATTATTATAGAGGGAGGGACATTTTCCCACATTCTTGTGAAAACAGTACGGAGGTCTAAACGCTTTGTTCCTTTTACACATTCAAAGTTCTTAAGTGCATGTGATGATAGATACATAATGTAACACAAGTCTGCGCTTAAAGTCGAAATGAGGCCCGAACCACTGGTAAATTCCAAGCATTAACAAAGTTTAAGAACGCTTTTTATACAATACTAGTAGTGGTCAGCAACACTACTATGGCCAATTCTTTGGAGTTAACATTGCTCAATGCTTGCAAAATTCCTTAGCCATTATACTATCTAACATTGCTTAATGAAGATATCTGATTGAAACCAGTCGATGTTTTGATATTAAGATACCTATATGTGtatacaataaatattatttaagtttatattttataatcCAAATAACAGCCTCTAAAGAAGGCCGAGAGGCCGATAGATTTGGATTTTTATATAAAGATTTCAAGTATCGAAAAGATCACGAACTGGTCAAAATGAGGCTGTTGAGACAGTCTTTTTTCTCTTTTGGTAAGTAGTTTGACAAGGCGTTGAAACCTACAGTGAAATGACCAGTAGTTAATACCGACCACACGTATTTCGCCCGGTCAGGCGTCCGCATTGACCACAATCTGGCCAGATGACCACAAGCTACCACCTCATTAACCATATAAGTTGCTGTACCAAATTATAACGCGTGTGTTCTTGTATTGTGCCACTCGGCCGGGAGTCCCTCATTTTCCACTTCAGCCAATACAACCGTGTAATTCtcccaaaaatgttaaaaacagaaaTTGCTAACGCATGAAAtagttttcttgttttatatatttttgaacacCTTTGTTTAAAATCGTTCCCACCTGTGAAATAGCAAGACATCCTTTGATGTATTCATTTCGCATTAACCGGTTATTTCTTTTCACGCCACTGCTCAAGAAAAAGAGACTAACAATTCAACAAATCGAGTGTATACTATTTTATTGCAAGTGATTgcatataatgattttattttcgaAATTGGAGAAAATTCAGATATATCAGTTAGCAAAAATTACCCGTGTCTGCATTTTTCACATTAACAATGGATGCTTTAACGTCTTTGTAATTCCGCTAACTGAAGAAACGCACATGAGAGCGTCAAAGCTGGTGGTTATACTACGGCTAAAGAAATTCTATATGAAAATTctatgtttcattaaaataattaaaatagttgttaatattaaaagtattttgatcctTTCTGCTGgtacttgatttctaaattaataactttcttaatatttattttaaagctaTAATCATAACAGCCTGTAATTTTTGACTTATTAATTTCTCTTTTGGATACTTTTAAATACCGAAGTCGTTTTTCAGTGATATCGTATTGACTTCGTATTAATAGATCAACTGCTATTGCAGACTAAATGATACAGCTCAATTTCAGCGACGCAAGAGATACACCTTGTGCAAATACCATTGATGCCAATGCAACAAAAACATCAGAGGCGAGATAGAGTTACAAATTGAACACACCGTTAGTGAAGATGGCGAGATCGAGTGTACTTTTAACGGTATAAGTAccaatgaaacaaataaatactgtCTTCTAACTTGCGCTGGCTTCTTGTTATTTAGCACCTGCAGAGAAATAGAGGATTGCagggggaaaaaaaagaaaaccacaTTGATGCAGTCATAAAGCCTTTCAAAATGGAAGAATTTTTATCAACTTcgaaaattatattaaatttgcAAACACAGAGAATTGGATCAACTGCATCACTTTCATCTTCTCGAAGAGAcgcaaatgtcaaaacaaaatgtagcaCAAAATTAGTATACATTACACAGCTTCGTTGTTGAAATCACGCATTTTAAGACATCGTCATTCTGGCTTCGTCATATTAagcttttgaaaacatttcacGTCGTATGACATCGTAATAGCGATAGATGTCACCCTACGAAGGCTTGCATATATTCCATCATGAAATCACTTGATTACACTGTATTTAGGACTTGTACTTACATTATGAAAAACCCTGGAGGCTATCATTCTAAACATATTTGATAACAATTTACTGCAATTTGTACCTTAGAAGCATCAGATGGGATGGCATCGCCGTTGAACTTGACCAGTATCATGACATCGCTACTGAGGCTTGCATCGTCATTATCAGTGAGATTTGCATCATTAAAACGTTTGAGGACATTATTACTGAGATTTGCATCGTTAAAGCTTTTGAGGACATTATTACTGAGATTTGCATCGTCAAAGCTTTTGAGAATATTATTACTGAGATTTGcattattaaagcttttgagaATATTATTACTGAGATTTGCATCGTTAAAACGTTTGAGAATATTATTACTGAGATTTGCATCGTTAAAACGTTTGAGAATATTATTACTGAAATTTGCATCGTTAAAACGTTTGAGAATATTATTACTGAGATTTGCATCGTCAAAGCTTTTGAGGACATTTTTACTGAGATTTGCATCGTCAAAGCTTTTGAGGACATTATTACTGAGATTTGCATCGTTAAAGCTTTTGAGAATATTATTACTGAGATTTGCATCGTCAAAGCTTTTGAGAATATTATTACCGAGATTTGCATCGTTAAAGCTTTTGAGGACATTATTACTGAGATTTGCATCATTTAAACGTTTGAGAATATTATTACTGAGATTTGCATCATTAAAACGCTTGAGAATATTATTACTGAGATTTGCATCGTTAAAGCTTTTGAGGACATTATTACTGAGATTTGCAGCATTAAAACGTTTGCGGACATTCTTAGTGAGATTTGCAGCATTAAAGCTTTTGAGAATATTATTACTGAGATTTGCATCGTCAAAGCTTTTGAGAATATTACTACTGAGATTTGCATCGTCAAAGCTTTTGAGGACATTATTACTGAGATTTGCATCATTAAAACGTTTGCGGACATTCTTAGTGAGATTTGCACCATTAAAACGTTTGAGGACATTCTTAGTGAGATTTGCATCATTAAAACGTTTGCTGACATTCTTAATGAGATTTGCACTATTAAAACGTTTGAGGACATTCTCAGTGAGATTTGCATCATTAAAACGTTTGAGGACATTATTACTGAGGTTTGCATCGGTAAAGCTTTAGAggatattattattttgatttgcatcGTTGAAGCTTATGAGGACATACTTAGTGAGATTTGCATCATTAAAACGTTTGCGGACATTATTACTGAGGCTTGCATCGTTAAAGCTTTGGAggatattattattttgatttgcatcGTTTAAGCTTATGAGGACATTATTACTGAGATTTGCACCATTAAAACGTTTGAAGACATTCTTAGTGAGATTTGCATCATTAAAGCTTTAGAggatattattattttgatttgcagcGTCAAAGCTTTTGAGGACATTCTTAGTGAGATCTGCATCGTCAAAGCTTTTGAGGACATTATTACTGAGATTTGCATCATTAAAACGTTTGAGGACATTCTTAGTGAGATTTGCACCATTAAAACGTTTGAGGACATTCTTAGTGAGATTTGCACCATTAAAACGTTTGAGGACATTCTTAGTGAGATTTGCACCATTAAAAAGTTTGAGGACATTCTTAGTGAGATTTGCATCATTAAAACGTTTGAGGACATTCTTAGTGAGATTTGCACCATTAAAACGTTTGAGGACATTCTTAGTGAGATTTGCACCATTAAAACGTTTGAGGACATTCTTAGT
This is a stretch of genomic DNA from Mercenaria mercenaria strain notata chromosome 4, MADL_Memer_1, whole genome shotgun sequence. It encodes these proteins:
- the LOC128556595 gene encoding putative uncharacterized protein DDB_G0286901, whose translation is MSNVLKRFNGANLTKNVRKRFNDANLSNNVLKSFDDANLSSNILKSFDDANLSNNILKSFNAANLTKNVRKRFNAANLSNNVLKSFNDANLSNNILKRFNDANLSNNILKRLNDANLSNNVLKSFNDANLGNNILKSFDDANLSNNILKSFNDANLSNNVLKSFDDANLSKNVLKSFDDANLSNNILKRFNDANFSNNILKRFNDANLSNNILKRFNDANLSNNILKSFNNANLSNNILKSFDDANLSNNVLKSFNDANLSNNVLKRFNDANLTDNDDASLSSDVMILVKFNGDAIPSDASKVQIAVNCYQICLE